The following coding sequences are from one Streptomyces angustmyceticus window:
- a CDS encoding MFS transporter: protein MAAGYAELLRTRHAARLLVGTLVGRLPNATAALAVVLFVRAQGGSYALAGALSAVYGVCNALGQPLLGRAVDLYGQPRVMLPASVLSALGMALLAGVGLDVLWLAYAAMVIAGFFTPPLEGGLRALWPGVLQRADRVHAAYALDAVAQEVMFAVGPLLVTLCVAAWSEGVALLVINLLGVLGALSVVVSEPSRRWRSGPREAHWLGALRSAGMLVLIGAFLFVGLALGSIAVAAVAYADEHGGGMVSSLLLSALGVGALIGGLGYGAREWPGRPESRLRLLVTLLALGYLPLVLVPGVAGMTVLTGVAGVFLAPVLACAFVVVDRHAPRGTVTEAFSWLVTTFGVGSAVGASVVGPAVEGGGAVAGFAVAGAGGLAALLVLLSTKRFLGDPVSRPEGAAPAENDRNGTVEPGFRAGRQA, encoded by the coding sequence ATGGCCGCGGGATACGCGGAACTGCTCAGGACCCGGCACGCGGCCCGGCTCCTGGTGGGGACGCTGGTCGGCAGGCTGCCGAACGCCACGGCGGCGCTGGCCGTCGTCCTCTTCGTACGCGCCCAGGGCGGCAGCTACGCCCTGGCCGGCGCGCTCTCCGCGGTCTACGGCGTCTGCAACGCCCTCGGCCAGCCGCTGCTGGGCCGGGCGGTGGACCTCTACGGCCAGCCGCGGGTGATGCTGCCCGCCTCGGTGCTCTCCGCACTCGGCATGGCACTGCTCGCGGGCGTCGGCCTGGACGTGCTGTGGCTCGCCTATGCCGCCATGGTGATCGCCGGTTTCTTCACCCCGCCCCTGGAGGGCGGCCTGCGGGCGCTGTGGCCCGGGGTCCTCCAGCGCGCCGACCGGGTGCACGCCGCCTACGCGCTGGACGCGGTGGCGCAGGAAGTCATGTTCGCGGTGGGGCCGTTGCTGGTGACGCTGTGCGTGGCGGCCTGGTCCGAGGGGGTCGCCCTGCTGGTGATCAACCTGCTCGGGGTCCTCGGGGCGCTCTCCGTGGTCGTCTCCGAGCCGTCCCGGCGCTGGCGCAGCGGGCCGCGTGAGGCGCACTGGCTGGGGGCGCTGCGCTCGGCCGGGATGCTGGTGCTGATCGGGGCGTTCCTCTTCGTGGGGCTAGCGCTGGGCTCGATCGCGGTCGCCGCGGTGGCCTACGCCGACGAGCACGGCGGCGGGATGGTCTCCAGCTTGCTGCTGTCCGCGCTGGGGGTCGGTGCGCTGATCGGGGGGCTCGGCTACGGCGCGCGCGAGTGGCCGGGGCGGCCGGAGAGCAGGCTGCGGCTGCTGGTCACGCTGCTGGCGCTGGGCTATCTGCCGCTGGTGCTGGTGCCGGGGGTGGCCGGGATGACGGTCTTGACGGGTGTCGCGGGGGTGTTCCTGGCGCCGGTGCTGGCCTGTGCGTTCGTGGTGGTGGACCGTCATGCGCCGCGGGGCACGGTGACGGAGGCGTTCTCCTGGCTGGTGACGACGTTCGGTGTCGGCTCGGCGGTGGGCGCTTCCGTGGTGGGACCGGCCGTGGAGGGCGGTGGCGCGGTGGCGGGATTCGCGGTCGCCGGGGCCGGCGGGCTCGCCGCGCTGCTCGTCCTTTTGTCGACGAAGCGATTTCTCGGGGATCCCGTGTCGCGTCCCGAGGGTGCGGCTCCGGCGGAAAATGATCGCAACGGGACTGTCGAACCCGGTTTCAGAGCAGGCCGTCAGGCGTAA
- the pafA gene encoding Pup--protein ligase: protein MDRRIFGLENEYGVTCTFRGQRRLSPDEVARYLFRRVVSWGRSSNVFLRNGARLYLDVGSHPEYATPECDNVTELVTHDKSGERILEGLLVDAERRLHEEGIAGDVYLFKNNTDSAGNSYGCHENYLVARHGEFSRLADILIPFLVTRQLLCGAGKVLQTPRGAVYCVSQRAEHIWEGVSSATTRSRPIINTRDEPHADAERYRRLHVIVGDSNMSETTMMLKVGATDLVLRMIEAGTVMRDLTLENPIRAIREVSHDITGQRKVRLASGREASALEVQQEYYEKAVDFVDRRGIRTGTVERVLELWGRTLEAIRDEQLDRISTEIDWVMKHQLIERYRTKNNITMSHPRVAQIDLAYHDIHRRRGLYYLLERKGQAARICNDLKIFEGKSVPPQTTRARLRGDFIRRAQEQRRDFTVDWVHLKLNDQAQRTVLCKDPFRSVDDRVEKLIAGM from the coding sequence ATGGACCGCCGCATTTTCGGGCTGGAGAACGAGTACGGCGTCACGTGCACGTTCAGGGGACAGCGCCGACTGTCGCCTGACGAAGTGGCGCGGTACCTCTTCCGCCGTGTCGTGTCATGGGGCCGCAGCAGCAACGTCTTCCTGCGGAACGGCGCCCGCCTGTACCTGGACGTGGGTTCGCACCCGGAATACGCAACTCCCGAGTGCGACAACGTGACCGAGCTGGTCACGCACGACAAGTCCGGCGAGCGCATTCTCGAGGGCCTGCTCGTCGACGCCGAGCGCCGCCTGCATGAGGAGGGAATCGCGGGCGACGTCTATCTCTTCAAGAACAACACCGATTCGGCGGGAAACTCCTACGGGTGTCACGAGAATTATCTCGTCGCCCGTCATGGTGAGTTCTCCCGGCTCGCGGACATCCTCATTCCGTTCCTCGTCACCCGTCAGCTGCTGTGCGGCGCGGGCAAGGTGCTGCAGACGCCGCGGGGCGCCGTCTACTGCGTCAGCCAGCGCGCGGAGCACATCTGGGAGGGCGTCTCCTCGGCGACGACCCGTTCCCGGCCGATCATCAACACCCGCGACGAACCGCATGCGGACGCCGAGCGCTACCGCCGGCTGCATGTCATCGTCGGCGACTCCAACATGTCCGAGACGACCATGATGCTGAAGGTCGGGGCCACCGACCTCGTGCTGCGCATGATCGAGGCGGGCACGGTCATGCGGGACCTGACGCTGGAGAACCCCATCCGGGCCATCCGCGAGGTCAGCCACGACATCACAGGCCAGCGCAAGGTGCGGCTGGCCAGCGGGCGCGAGGCATCGGCGCTGGAGGTCCAGCAGGAGTACTACGAGAAGGCCGTGGACTTCGTCGACCGCCGCGGCATCCGTACGGGCACCGTCGAGCGGGTCCTGGAGCTGTGGGGCCGCACGCTGGAGGCGATCCGGGACGAGCAGCTCGACCGCATCTCCACCGAGATCGACTGGGTGATGAAACATCAGCTCATCGAGCGGTATCGCACCAAGAACAACATCACCATGTCCCACCCCCGGGTGGCGCAGATAGACCTCGCGTACCACGACATCCACCGCCGCCGGGGGCTCTACTACCTCCTGGAGCGCAAGGGGCAGGCGGCGCGGATCTGCAACGACTTGAAGATCTTCGAGGGCAAGTCGGTGCCGCCGCAGACCACGCGGGCCAGGCTGCGCGGCGACTTCATCCGCCGTGCGCAGGAACAGCGACGTGATTTCACGGTGGACTGGGTACACCTCAAGCTGAACGACCAGGCGCAGCGGACGGTCCTGTGCAAGGACCCCTTCCGGTCGGTGGACGACCGGGTGGAGAAGCTGATCGCAGGTATGTGA
- a CDS encoding FKBP-type peptidyl-prolyl cis-trans isomerase, with translation MNLTKNTRRAAAAALAVPVLLFTAACGSDNGEGASGDAVVKVEGKTGAQPKITVPKGAKPSDKAVTKTLVEGKGATVKKGDVVRLDFSAKSMKGQNLGSSWTPQPGAKPGGPRTQVVGEVSDQPTQQMLPPKVMSAVTGQKVGSRFEVEGTAKALIGAGLNPQSGIKPQDGLVWVVDVVGAKKVDKKAQAQGEQASPESGMPEVKAADEKAAKITIPKGEKAPKDLKEQVLIHGKGPEVKAGQGLIAQYTGVKWEDGKKFDSSWDHGGATAFQIGTGSVVQGWDKALVGKRVGDRVEIVIPPKLAYGNNPQSGLDKNTLVFVVDIVGTV, from the coding sequence ATGAACCTCACGAAGAACACCCGTCGCGCCGCTGCCGCTGCGCTGGCCGTGCCCGTCCTGCTGTTCACCGCCGCCTGCGGGTCCGACAACGGCGAGGGTGCGTCGGGCGACGCCGTCGTCAAGGTCGAGGGCAAGACAGGGGCGCAGCCCAAGATCACGGTGCCGAAGGGCGCCAAGCCGTCCGACAAGGCCGTCACCAAGACCCTCGTCGAGGGCAAGGGCGCCACGGTCAAGAAGGGCGATGTGGTCCGGCTGGACTTCAGCGCGAAGTCGATGAAGGGCCAGAACCTCGGCAGCAGCTGGACGCCGCAGCCGGGCGCCAAGCCGGGCGGCCCGCGTACCCAGGTCGTCGGCGAGGTCTCCGACCAGCCGACCCAGCAGATGCTGCCGCCGAAGGTGATGTCCGCGGTCACCGGTCAGAAGGTCGGCAGCCGCTTCGAGGTCGAGGGCACCGCCAAGGCGCTGATCGGCGCGGGTCTGAACCCGCAGTCCGGCATCAAGCCGCAGGACGGCCTGGTGTGGGTCGTCGACGTGGTCGGTGCCAAGAAGGTCGACAAGAAGGCCCAGGCCCAGGGCGAGCAGGCGTCGCCGGAGAGCGGGATGCCCGAGGTGAAGGCCGCGGACGAGAAGGCCGCGAAGATCACCATCCCCAAGGGGGAGAAGGCGCCCAAGGACCTCAAGGAGCAGGTCCTGATCCACGGCAAGGGTCCCGAGGTGAAGGCGGGCCAGGGCCTGATCGCGCAGTACACCGGCGTGAAGTGGGAGGACGGCAAGAAGTTCGACTCCTCCTGGGACCACGGTGGCGCGACAGCCTTCCAGATCGGCACCGGCAGCGTCGTCCAGGGCTGGGACAAGGCGCTGGTCGGCAAGCGCGTCGGTGACCGGGTGGAGATCGTGATCCCGCCGAAGCTGGCCTACGGCAACAACCCGCAGAGCGGGCTGGACAAGAACACCCTGGTCTTCGTGGTCGACATCGTCGGCACGGTCTGA
- a CDS encoding FKBP-type peptidyl-prolyl cis-trans isomerase → MSIDKPEIDFPEGPAPTELEIVDLTEGDGPVAKAGDTVSVHYVGVSFSTGEEFDASWNRGKPLQFQLGAGQVIAGWDQGVQGMKVGGRRRLTIPAHLAYGDRGAGGGRIAPGETLIFVCDLVSV, encoded by the coding sequence GTGAGCATCGACAAGCCCGAGATCGACTTTCCTGAGGGCCCGGCTCCCACCGAGCTCGAGATCGTGGACCTGACGGAGGGCGACGGGCCGGTCGCCAAGGCCGGGGACACCGTCTCCGTCCACTACGTCGGCGTGTCCTTCAGCACCGGCGAGGAGTTCGACGCCAGCTGGAACCGCGGCAAGCCGCTGCAGTTCCAGCTCGGCGCCGGCCAGGTCATCGCCGGCTGGGACCAGGGCGTGCAGGGCATGAAGGTCGGCGGCCGCCGCCGGCTGACCATCCCCGCGCACCTCGCGTACGGCGACCGCGGCGCCGGCGGCGGCCGGATCGCCCCGGGCGAGACGCTGATCTTCGTCTGCGACCTGGTCTCCGTCTGA
- a CDS encoding helix-turn-helix transcriptional regulator codes for MAIAKAERLMNLALCLLGTRRPLTKRELRSSIEAYIEAGNDDAFNRMFERDKDDLRELGLVIETVEGIEGDIGYLARRDSNRLPPITLDAEEAAALGLAAKIWQQARLAGAASGALQKLRAAGMPLADGTDYDAGQPHSALEPRIPAHEAAFEPLMLACRDRRPVVFDYRKSNAARPEQRQVEPWILECWRGHWYVAGWDRERAAERVFRLSRITGKVRSRQGAFTAPVPDHVTVRETVESWAGETATGTARIRLRAEHGYPLRARALTVRELGDGWDELEIPNGHGLDAWLVEFGPDVVVLEPAELRAEVIDRLRAVAKG; via the coding sequence ATGGCCATTGCCAAGGCCGAGCGGCTGATGAATCTGGCGCTGTGCCTGCTGGGGACGCGACGCCCGCTGACCAAGCGCGAGCTGAGGTCGTCCATCGAGGCCTATATCGAGGCCGGCAACGACGACGCGTTCAACCGCATGTTCGAGCGCGACAAGGACGATCTGCGCGAGCTCGGCCTGGTCATCGAGACCGTCGAGGGCATCGAGGGCGACATCGGCTACCTCGCCCGCCGCGACAGCAACCGGCTGCCCCCGATCACCCTGGACGCCGAGGAGGCCGCGGCCCTCGGGCTCGCCGCCAAGATCTGGCAGCAGGCCCGGCTGGCCGGTGCCGCCAGCGGCGCGCTCCAGAAGCTGCGCGCGGCCGGCATGCCGCTGGCCGACGGTACGGACTACGACGCCGGGCAGCCGCACAGCGCCCTGGAGCCCCGGATCCCGGCCCACGAGGCCGCCTTCGAGCCGCTCATGCTGGCCTGCCGCGACCGCCGTCCGGTCGTCTTCGACTACCGCAAGTCGAACGCCGCCCGCCCCGAGCAGCGGCAGGTCGAACCGTGGATCCTCGAATGCTGGCGGGGACACTGGTACGTCGCCGGCTGGGACCGCGAGCGCGCGGCCGAGCGGGTCTTCCGGCTCTCCCGCATCACCGGCAAGGTCCGCTCCCGCCAAGGGGCGTTCACCGCGCCGGTGCCCGACCACGTCACCGTCCGCGAGACCGTCGAGAGCTGGGCCGGCGAGACCGCGACCGGCACCGCCAGGATCCGGCTCCGCGCCGAGCACGGCTACCCGCTGCGGGCCCGCGCACTCACCGTCCGCGAGCTGGGCGACGGCTGGGACGAGCTGGAGATCCCCAACGGGCACGGCCTCGACGCCTGGCTGGTGGAGTTCGGGCCCGACGTGGTCGTACTGGAACCCGCCGAGCTGCGCGCCGAGGTCATCGACCGGCTGCGCGCCGTGGCCAAGGGCTGA
- a CDS encoding helix-turn-helix transcriptional regulator yields the protein MATNAIDQTRRMLSLVTYLRERPGARVGDVARAFGITEDELIADLDVLPMCGTSFRGGDLLDIDTDGDRIWWHNPDDVAEPLRLAADEATALLVAARAVATLPGLREGDRQALLRATAKLEAAAGEAAGASARLSVTFESEGGVFADVDRAIAERRRLWLRYYSPARDELTEREVDPIRLFAVGHTYMEAWCRLSEARRTFRLDRVAEIRLLDAPADPPPVELRDLSEGLVQPAAEDPEVSIEVGPGGRWVAEYYPHDSAEELPDGGLRITLRTPDPASLRRLALRLGRDGRIVAPRELAESARQAAEQALAAYGE from the coding sequence GTGGCGACGAACGCGATCGACCAGACCCGCCGGATGCTGTCCCTGGTGACCTACCTGCGCGAGCGCCCCGGCGCCCGCGTCGGCGACGTCGCCCGCGCCTTCGGCATCACCGAGGACGAGCTGATCGCCGACCTCGACGTCCTGCCGATGTGCGGGACGAGCTTCCGCGGCGGCGACCTCCTGGACATCGACACCGACGGCGACCGCATCTGGTGGCACAACCCCGACGACGTCGCGGAGCCGCTGCGGCTGGCCGCCGACGAGGCGACCGCCCTGCTGGTCGCGGCCCGCGCGGTGGCCACCCTCCCCGGACTGCGCGAGGGCGACCGGCAGGCGCTGCTGCGGGCCACCGCCAAGCTGGAGGCGGCGGCCGGCGAGGCGGCCGGTGCCAGCGCCCGGCTGTCGGTCACCTTCGAGTCCGAGGGCGGGGTCTTCGCCGACGTGGACCGTGCCATCGCCGAGCGGCGGCGGCTGTGGCTGCGCTACTACTCCCCGGCCCGCGACGAGCTGACCGAGCGCGAGGTCGACCCGATCCGGCTGTTCGCCGTCGGACACACCTATATGGAGGCGTGGTGCCGGCTCTCCGAGGCCCGGCGCACCTTCCGGCTCGACCGGGTCGCCGAGATCAGGCTGCTGGACGCGCCGGCCGACCCGCCGCCGGTCGAGCTGCGCGACCTGTCCGAGGGGCTGGTGCAGCCCGCGGCCGAGGACCCCGAGGTGTCGATCGAGGTCGGGCCCGGCGGCCGCTGGGTCGCCGAGTACTACCCGCACGACAGCGCCGAGGAGCTGCCGGACGGCGGACTGCGGATCACCCTGCGCACCCCGGACCCGGCGTCGCTGCGGCGGCTGGCGCTGCGCCTGGGCCGGGACGGCCGGATCGTGGCGCCGCGCGAGCTGGCCGAGAGCGCCCGGCAGGCCGCCGAGCAGGCGCTCGCGGCGTACGGCGAGTGA
- the tatA gene encoding Sec-independent protein translocase subunit TatA codes for MLSNLRAPEIILILVVIVLLFGAKKLPDMARSLGKSARILKSEAKAMKKDGEPEGGAATGTTSEAPADAAQQAPRTIQAAPGDVSSSRPVAEPHRTNQS; via the coding sequence ATGCTCAGCAACCTGAGGGCCCCCGAGATCATCCTGATCCTCGTCGTGATTGTGCTGCTCTTCGGCGCGAAGAAACTTCCGGACATGGCGCGGTCGCTCGGCAAGTCGGCCCGGATTCTCAAGAGTGAAGCCAAGGCGATGAAGAAGGACGGCGAGCCGGAGGGCGGTGCCGCGACCGGCACCACGTCCGAGGCGCCCGCCGACGCCGCGCAGCAGGCTCCTCGTACGATTCAGGCGGCGCCCGGTGATGTGAGCAGCTCCCGCCCGGTGGCCGAGCCGCACCGCACCAACCAGAGCTGA
- the tatC gene encoding twin-arginine translocase subunit TatC, with translation MPKSARKQEKDPEGRMPLAAHLRELRNRLLKSVLAMGVITVIAMWQYDAIAHFITGPVIDSVGCAKGSTTGPRHHPCAQVVANGLLAPFTIMLKLSLTAGVVGASPIWLYQLWAFLAPGLHRHEKRYALSFVGAGVPLFLAGAYLAYAVLPTTAGALVGLTPEDWANFFPADDFFDIVTRMIVVFGLAFELPLLLVLLNFGGVLTGGRILSWWRFMVLGITVFAAVATPTGDPLTMGLLAAPIVVLYFGAAGICLLNDRRRKRGNPDAGLSDDEASELDLTPSAVGEIESVSSGRMLPEQASGDASDGETRRRGGYDDVT, from the coding sequence TTGCCCAAGTCTGCCCGCAAGCAGGAGAAGGACCCCGAGGGGCGGATGCCGCTGGCGGCGCATCTGCGCGAGCTGCGCAACCGGCTGCTGAAGTCGGTGCTGGCGATGGGTGTGATCACCGTCATCGCCATGTGGCAGTACGACGCCATCGCCCACTTCATCACGGGGCCGGTCATCGATTCGGTCGGCTGCGCCAAGGGCAGCACGACCGGGCCGCGCCACCACCCCTGTGCCCAGGTCGTCGCGAACGGTCTGCTCGCACCGTTCACGATCATGCTCAAGCTCTCCCTCACGGCGGGCGTCGTCGGCGCCAGCCCGATCTGGCTCTACCAGCTCTGGGCCTTCCTCGCGCCGGGTCTGCACCGCCACGAGAAGAGGTACGCGCTGAGCTTCGTCGGCGCCGGGGTGCCGCTCTTCCTCGCAGGTGCCTACCTCGCCTACGCGGTGCTGCCCACGACGGCCGGTGCCCTGGTCGGCCTGACCCCGGAGGACTGGGCCAACTTCTTCCCGGCCGACGACTTCTTCGACATCGTCACCCGCATGATCGTGGTCTTCGGTCTCGCCTTCGAGCTTCCGCTGCTGCTGGTGCTGCTCAACTTCGGCGGGGTGCTGACCGGCGGCCGGATCCTGAGCTGGTGGCGGTTCATGGTGCTGGGCATCACGGTCTTCGCGGCCGTCGCCACCCCGACCGGTGACCCGCTGACCATGGGGCTGCTGGCCGCTCCGATCGTGGTGCTGTACTTCGGCGCCGCCGGCATCTGCCTGCTCAACGACCGCCGCCGCAAGCGGGGCAACCCGGACGCGGGACTGAGCGACGACGAGGCCTCGGAACTCGACCTGACGCCTTCCGCGGTCGGTGAGATCGAGTCGGTCTCCTCCGGCCGGATGCTGCCGGAGCAGGCGAGCGGCGACGCGTCCGACGGCGAGACGCGGCGCCGCGGCGGGTACGACGACGTGACGTGA